From the Xylocopa sonorina isolate GNS202 chromosome 9, iyXylSono1_principal, whole genome shotgun sequence genome, the window TCCCGTTTCTGTAATTTAGTTGTGTGTACTTTATCTTCGTGCAAGTATGTATGCTGTAAGTTTCAATGAAAATGCAAAACGATATAATAAGAAATACACATTTTTTGTCAATACGAACTTAAATTTTGAAAATATACCCGAGAACTTTTATATtttcaattaattattttttcgTGTCGAGTTTCTTTTAGTTTATTCTTGTCACAGTTTAGCAATGAAAAAAGGTAAAAGCGAATTATTATATGTAGTATAGAAAAAATATAAAGCACATCGACCTATTTCAGCATTATAAATACAGCATGCACGTATAACACTGAATATATTAAACGAACGATTCCTTTACTCAAAATGGATGATTTACCATTCCTCTATCTAAATCGCATAAGGAATGCTAATCAAGTCTTAAATTAATAATTCTCACGAAAAAAacaattttaatattcataaaaaagagtattattttttaaatgcaTTAtgcatgtatacgtgacacgaaTAGATATGAATTTACATTCTAGAAATTTTGGATGAGTCGTAAAGGAAGCAACAAAGCTCAAGTGTTGTATATGTAGCTTTTCTACCTATTATTATTCCCGTCTTTCTACGAGTAAATTTCATGAACTCGTTTCTTTCGCCCGCATTCCCCTTCTACGGCTTATGTGCATCCCTTTCGACCTACAATTTGTCACGAATAGCGGTCAGTGTTGTAGCTTGCATTTTTCTCGGTGAGCTTCCAGGCGCAAAATTAATTCGCGTGCTGAAGCGTATCGAGGGTATAATGTAACATTATTAACCGCGTAATCATCAGCCTTCGAACTGATAAGTAGACTATGGAGTGTAAGGTTTGAACATCGTTTGAATATCGTAAAACAAAGGGGAAAAATTGCGAGGAGCCAATGAAAAACGGGAGATCAAAAGCATCGGTAGTTATCATTTCATATTCGAACAGCCTTCTGTAACATAAAAATTCTTGAAATACGGTGAGGTAAATATTCATTTAAGACCTTTAAATGTGCAATCCGCAAGAATAGTAATAGGTAAAACGACTTGATTCATGCGTTCGATGTGCGATTTAATAGAAGGCTCGGTATGCCGATGATTAGAGAATTTTGTAACGCATCCAGGTATTGGAATTGATAATTACGTCACTGCGGTAGATAGTGTGGTTTAGGGCGTCGAAACGGAGAGAAAAGGACCGAACGGCGATCGATGCATTGAGGCGCTAGGCCCTGAGCTCACCCCCGTTTCGTTTCACCACCCTTACCCCGATATACCCTGCAGCGGAGCTGCCCTCCGGGCTTTTCTCTTTACTGTGCAGTTGCGCATCAACCTCTTCACGGTCTAGAACTGTATTCGGTCACTGGACTTTCCGCCTCGTACAAACGTTACCTCTTTCGAGCTCGTTTTCGGGATGACACGAAAAAATACATCCAACGGAGCCAGCATCTTGATATAAGGAATAATCCGTGTCACTGGTACCTCTCACGTAACATTTTCGATCGTGCAACTTATCTAGTCTGTGATGTCTAATTGACAGTGTCATCCGTTATTAGAATTATGTCGGCGGTCGTCATTGCCGATGATTGCAGTTCCGAGGAGTTGAAACAGCTCTCTGGTCTCACGAATCACCGAGTGTAAAATTTCGATTCGGTGTCATCGATCTAAGCTTACTGTTGTGATGTTCGTTTCACTGACAGATGATTATGGTAAATCATTTTCGCACTGCTACGTAGAGAGTATCGTTGAGGAAGGCAATCTCGCTGCATGGTAGAACTTTATAAGGTGGCTCGTTCGCTGTAAATTTAAACAGACGATGATAGCTTTTCCTGTGATGATTATCAATTATTGTATTAAAAGGTTTATAAATTTGCAGTTTCATTTTTTTACTGCTAAACCGTGATGCTCATTCGAATATGTCGTTTTGTTACTACAAAATTTGCTGCACATCTCAATTTAAATCAAAGGAATCTAGCGCGTACAAATAAACATGAAAATTGAATATATATCGCGGACTGAATTTCATCCCTAATAATGTTGATAAATGTAAATACGTACAATACACATCTTTTTCGTTAGTTTTTATACCAGATTTTTATCAAAAGTTTTTGAAACGACAAACATTGTAGTAATAAAAATAAGTCCCCTATAGTCTTGTGTACAATATGCTAGGAAAAAAAAATTTAtggaattattttaattatctgTTAAATAACTGGAATTAATACTCTGTAAGCATATATTATTATTGCATTTTTTTGATCTATTAAAatgtattatttttttcttttttaggaGATAGCTGATGCTGGAGGTGGTTACAAACGATTTCATGCACTTGCATTAGTTTTGTTCATACTTTTGTTCGAGTGGACAGACCGCGTGATAGCTGGTGATTGCGGTCTGGCCGAATTAACTTGTCGAGACGGGCATTGTGTACCGATTGATGCTTACTGCAATGGACGAGATGATTGTGGCGATAACAGTGACGAGCCGACGATGTGTACGCCCTGTAACCGTACGTATCACGGACGCGAAGGTCGTACGTACAAGTTGGATCTTCCGAGACCTGCTGAAAAACGTCTGCCATTCCTCTGCCATTTAACATTCACCGCTGCTGGTCAGGGGTATGGGGAATTGGTGCAACTTCTATGGGATGCATTCAGTGTAGGCAGAGTAGATCCAAATACCGATAGCTTTGTCACAAGCTGTCCAGAGGGATCGTTACAATTAGCCGAGTTAGGTAGACACTTCACCGGAGGTTCTTGGTGTGGAGTGGGAGAAGGAAAAGCTTCTTACTACAGTGAGACCAGTACTGTCACTGCATCTATACGTTTGTTTCATGCACCTTCAAGCGTGCCATTTGAGTTTCGTTTAAGATACAGGTTTGTGGCACGCAATGAAGCTGTTGCTAGATTAGGAAAGCCTGAACTTCCGATCGAAAGAGGCTCTCCAGTGCCAGGTACTTACTGTTCTAGAAACTTTTATGAATGTCATCTGAAACAGTGCAGGCTACAAAGTCCAAACTATCCTGGTGAATATCCAAGAAATGCAAGCTGTTTGATAACTATAAGACAAAAGGAAGTACCTACTTGTAAACATgcaatgatttctgtgaaatctACCCCGATTGGTTCAGCTGGAGTAACTACAGCAAATAGTACTTTAAGCGTGTGGCAAGATTGCCCACCTGAGAAGGATCGCCTCATCTTTCGTGATGGTGTTAGACCAGAAGATCAAATTTTATTGGTCTATTGCGGAGGGCCTTTACCAAGAATCACTGCCAGAGGTCCAACAATGCAGGTGGAATTTCGAAGTTCACCAATAGCTATACCTCTTGGTGCATCAGCTCTGAGGCTTGAACTTGAGATTCAAGTAGTATACGTTGACTCTGATGGACTTGATTATGCGAAAGGACCGCAAGGCTGCCATTTTTTTGTTAATGGAACTAACAAAAGGAGCGGTATACTGAGAGCACCGCTTCATGCACTGCCACCCAATTCTAGCTGTACCTGGAATATTAAAGGATCCGCTGGAGACAGAGTGTGGATTTATTTTTCTTCGTATTCTCAAAGAGACTTAACAGGTAGTGTTGAGAACAATGCCAGTTCTCAGTCAGACGTATCCTGTGCAGTGAAATTAATTTTCTGGGATGGTACACCAAGTACTGGACTTCCAATGGCTACACTTTGCGATGACACACCAAAGTTATGCGCCCATGCTGCTCTAAGGAATGTTACTAGAAGTACGAGGCCATGTACAGAGGACGAAAGCTATATCACAGTAGCACCATCTTTAACATTACGTATGGAAACATTGTTGGGAACTGCCCTTCATACAGTTAATTTTAATGTAAGCTAACGGTTAttataaacaataatttaacacCTTAACCAAATAATTCTAATAAGTTAATTATACCAATAGGCACAATACGAATTTATCTCGACCGTTCAAGTTGGAGAGCCTTGGGGAGACGG encodes:
- the LOC143426906 gene encoding uncharacterized protein LOC143426906 isoform X1, translated to MKNGRSKASEIADAGGGYKRFHALALVLFILLFEWTDRVIAGDCGLAELTCRDGHCVPIDAYCNGRDDCGDNSDEPTMCTPCNRTYHGREGRTYKLDLPRPAEKRLPFLCHLTFTAAGQGYGELVQLLWDAFSVGRVDPNTDSFVTSCPEGSLQLAELGRHFTGGSWCGVGEGKASYYSETSTVTASIRLFHAPSSVPFEFRLRYRFVARNEAVARLGKPELPIERGSPVPGTYCSRNFYECHLKQCRLQSPNYPGEYPRNASCLITIRQKEVPTCKHAMISVKSTPIGSAGVTTANSTLSVWQDCPPEKDRLIFRDGVRPEDQILLVYCGGPLPRITARGPTMQVEFRSSPIAIPLGASALRLELEIQVVYVDSDGLDYAKGPQGCHFFVNGTNKRSGILRAPLHALPPNSSCTWNIKGSAGDRVWIYFSSYSQRDLTGSVENNASSQSDVSCAVKLIFWDGTPSTGLPMATLCDDTPKLCAHAALRNVTRSTRPCTEDESYITVAPSLTLRMETLLGTALHTVNFNAQYEFISTVQVGEPWGDGICNRVWRKVRSGEITSPRDVRLYGRGGSSRLDCRYRIEAGADERVRLTLYNVSLGESTVCASEPDPHTGRPRCVQEVGSREARLILYEAPWRDVKLPRACLCDNTSHLPLTHISSSRALEITFLVDQQAPHEDFETLFFYASFELVRAPECPRKQRVRGEGGELRFVAPPLSRPDIYCEGLPWLVEARENRSLFVLTWGWFLPLEPSPISEMNEQAKCPTTNRILLYSGWPPKLLKVVCPAEPGARKFTVHVFSEEWLGGTGEGKWPGPPRPPALLLDFVARESGQAAASWLEISKSRAALRRQLRLPERGVENETLTHGDCPHKCPELSACIAASLWCDGRAHCPSGHDEANCGNGAKLLGLLPSEMWLVLAGVAGIIAAFACFFALLISRSKARTKRLHYKGTKKSNRPRRAPTEETLLGAAS
- the LOC143426906 gene encoding uncharacterized protein LOC143426906 isoform X2, translated to MIMEIADAGGGYKRFHALALVLFILLFEWTDRVIAGDCGLAELTCRDGHCVPIDAYCNGRDDCGDNSDEPTMCTPCNRTYHGREGRTYKLDLPRPAEKRLPFLCHLTFTAAGQGYGELVQLLWDAFSVGRVDPNTDSFVTSCPEGSLQLAELGRHFTGGSWCGVGEGKASYYSETSTVTASIRLFHAPSSVPFEFRLRYRFVARNEAVARLGKPELPIERGSPVPGTYCSRNFYECHLKQCRLQSPNYPGEYPRNASCLITIRQKEVPTCKHAMISVKSTPIGSAGVTTANSTLSVWQDCPPEKDRLIFRDGVRPEDQILLVYCGGPLPRITARGPTMQVEFRSSPIAIPLGASALRLELEIQVVYVDSDGLDYAKGPQGCHFFVNGTNKRSGILRAPLHALPPNSSCTWNIKGSAGDRVWIYFSSYSQRDLTGSVENNASSQSDVSCAVKLIFWDGTPSTGLPMATLCDDTPKLCAHAALRNVTRSTRPCTEDESYITVAPSLTLRMETLLGTALHTVNFNAQYEFISTVQVGEPWGDGICNRVWRKVRSGEITSPRDVRLYGRGGSSRLDCRYRIEAGADERVRLTLYNVSLGESTVCASEPDPHTGRPRCVQEVGSREARLILYEAPWRDVKLPRACLCDNTSHLPLTHISSSRALEITFLVDQQAPHEDFETLFFYASFELVRAPECPRKQRVRGEGGELRFVAPPLSRPDIYCEGLPWLVEARENRSLFVLTWGWFLPLEPSPISEMNEQAKCPTTNRILLYSGWPPKLLKVVCPAEPGARKFTVHVFSEEWLGGTGEGKWPGPPRPPALLLDFVARESGQAAASWLEISKSRAALRRQLRLPERGVENETLTHGDCPHKCPELSACIAASLWCDGRAHCPSGHDEANCGNGAKLLGLLPSEMWLVLAGVAGIIAAFACFFALLISRSKARTKRLHYKGTKKSNRPRRAPTEETLLGAAS
- the LOC143426906 gene encoding uncharacterized protein LOC143426906 isoform X3, translated to MCTPCNRTYHGREGRTYKLDLPRPAEKRLPFLCHLTFTAAGQGYGELVQLLWDAFSVGRVDPNTDSFVTSCPEGSLQLAELGRHFTGGSWCGVGEGKASYYSETSTVTASIRLFHAPSSVPFEFRLRYRFVARNEAVARLGKPELPIERGSPVPGTYCSRNFYECHLKQCRLQSPNYPGEYPRNASCLITIRQKEVPTCKHAMISVKSTPIGSAGVTTANSTLSVWQDCPPEKDRLIFRDGVRPEDQILLVYCGGPLPRITARGPTMQVEFRSSPIAIPLGASALRLELEIQVVYVDSDGLDYAKGPQGCHFFVNGTNKRSGILRAPLHALPPNSSCTWNIKGSAGDRVWIYFSSYSQRDLTGSVENNASSQSDVSCAVKLIFWDGTPSTGLPMATLCDDTPKLCAHAALRNVTRSTRPCTEDESYITVAPSLTLRMETLLGTALHTVNFNAQYEFISTVQVGEPWGDGICNRVWRKVRSGEITSPRDVRLYGRGGSSRLDCRYRIEAGADERVRLTLYNVSLGESTVCASEPDPHTGRPRCVQEVGSREARLILYEAPWRDVKLPRACLCDNTSHLPLTHISSSRALEITFLVDQQAPHEDFETLFFYASFELVRAPECPRKQRVRGEGGELRFVAPPLSRPDIYCEGLPWLVEARENRSLFVLTWGWFLPLEPSPISEMNEQAKCPTTNRILLYSGWPPKLLKVVCPAEPGARKFTVHVFSEEWLGGTGEGKWPGPPRPPALLLDFVARESGQAAASWLEISKSRAALRRQLRLPERGVENETLTHGDCPHKCPELSACIAASLWCDGRAHCPSGHDEANCGNGAKLLGLLPSEMWLVLAGVAGIIAAFACFFALLISRSKARTKRLHYKGTKKSNRPRRAPTEETLLGAAS